A genomic segment from Torulaspora delbrueckii CBS 1146 chromosome 3, complete genome encodes:
- the SEF1 gene encoding Sef1p (similar to Saccharomyces cerevisiae SEF1 (YBL066C); ancestral locus Anc_7.389), with translation MGTPPEFKREDPDAGNDPEVGSATTSVELRKLKRQSSPDFQSDLPHRAKKPQRSKSEDLENVSGSPSPTHLELKPQNTNNGSQQMTTGHRPVTSCTHCRQHKIRCNASENFPAPCSRCERMGLHCEIDPQFRPKKGSQLQNLRRDVDELKLKIEYLTRNESLIAKALQGNELGQELTKTLKAIDISKINQLFIKPRQRLLQRPLRKNVLEQKPPERKVSVQTFLAREPHLLQEDPKPSSTSSPNDGHSIRCDTSMKQPYLLNDSAPHKDSLPPVLQMALQRNTSVCETSTDASELNSPANSSISSHSASKKSTHSRLSDEKSGDKDASIANKKSPVVATTNAIPLLPSPYASIDEFVIGDVRISIDKANELHRIFVTKYLPYFPIFSSNSATELYSQSQLLFWTVMLTACLSDPEPSLYMKLSSLIKQLAIETCWIRTPRSTHISQALLILCIWPLPNQKVLDDCSYRFVGLAKSLSYQLGLHRGEFISEFTRTQTSMPDAEKWRTRTWLGIFFAELCWASILGLPPTSQTDFLIENARFGQDEEDSDTSQNHSDKDLKNNQEGTNSEDQSSTGGNTNAKNGSGDQQKQEKSLESDGNKLPRSFRRLICLANFQAKLCKVMGSSVVSVDGLMESRDRASSLAILERELELLDRKLNFEQDTGVQIYHLYVKLMVCCFAFLPGTPTEDQSQYVTEAYLGATKIVTLLTSLLETRQLIELPIYIRHSTTFAALILFKLQLTPLLLNKYLDSARQSIVTVHRVYRNQLSAWATAVENDISRTASVLEKLNFVLITHPTVFVEEDGIISRMRSHLTDSLFYDLVWCIHEARRREMDPKYNEEALAKASSKRKTNGDDFLPTTDRKLHPLPFYNQISKEDFETIIQTTPNGTTVTKLVPTKTALKNARQLAKANKDSDGAIVEINGIPLSMLDETGSVNLESIPNYVNRQAFTVGLDKPAQPVGSSNFPSTLQVANKTPLGSTEPISQQPSPSVVPRNAESDNEESRATSFDIAAVKVAKDNMSMQRSSSTSAAHVPHRVDSGITSMKPHSNSLFVMNNSLASNLTLNRSIPQSQRPSQSAAARSTSLSEATARSPNSDSFTNLSMFLQSASPNFNPAETAHVGSGNNSVNRPAIGQLSDLETFFQQQSTGWIEGNSVNDDFLGWFDMNMEPEF, from the coding sequence ATGGGAACCCCACCGGAGTTCAAGAGGGAAGATCCTGATGCCGGAAACGATCCGGAAGTAGGATCGGCAACTACAAGCGTCGAATTACGAAAGTTGAAGCGACAGTCAAGTCCTGATTTTCAGTCAGATTTGCCCCATAGGGCTAAGAAGCCTCAAAGGTCCAAGTCGGAAGATCTAGAGAATGTTAGTGGGTCCCCATCTCCAACTCATCTCGAATTAAAGCCTCAGAATACGAACAATGGAAGTCAACAGATGACAACAGGCCACCGACCAGTTACTTCATGTACACATTGTAGACAGCATAAGATCAGATGTAATGCAAGTGAGAATTTTCCTGCTCCGTGTTCTCGTTGTGAAAGGATGGGACTTCATTGTGAGATAGATCCGCAGTTCAGGCCTAAGAAAGGATCCCAATTACAAAACTTGCGCAGAGATGTTGACGAGCTAAAGCTGAAGATTGAGTATTTGACAAGAAATGAGAGTTTGATTGCGAAAGCCCTGCAGGGAAATGAATTAGGGCAGGAATTGACTAAGACTTTGAAAGCGATAGACATCTCCAAGATCaatcaacttttcatcaaaccaCGTCAGCGGTTACTCCAGCGGCCTTTGAGGAAGAATGTGTTGGAACAGAAACCGCCTGAAAGAAAAGTGTCAGTGCAGACGTTCTTGGCCAGAGAACCTCATTTATTACAAGAGGATCCCAaaccttcatcaacaagtTCACCAAATGATGGCCACAGTATTAGGTGTGATACTTCCATGAAACAGCCCtatttgttgaacgatTCTGCGCCCCATAAGGACTCGTTACCTCCGGTGTTGCAAATGgctttacaaagaaatACATCCGTCTGCGAAACTTCTACTGATGCATCTGAGCTCAATAGTCcagccaattcttcaataagCTCGCATTCCGCTTCCAAGAAAAGCACTCATAGTAGACTAAGTGATGAGAAGAGTGGTGATAAAGATGCATCGATTGCAAATAAGAAGTCACCTGTTGTTGCCACTACTAATGCTATACCACTTTTACCTTCCCCCTATGCCAGcatcgatgaatttgtGATCGGCGATGTCAGAATTTCTATAGACAAGGCTAATGAACTGCACCGTATCTTTGTGACGAAATATCTTCCTtattttccaattttcAGTTCTAATTCAGCTACTGAACTTTATTCGCAATCACAGCTTTTGTTCTGGACTGTTATGTTGACTGCCTGTCTCTCCGATCCCGAACCATCCTTGTACATGAAGCTCTCCTCGCTCATTAAACAACTGGCTATTGAAACATGTTGGATACGAACTCCAAGGTCTACTCACATCTCACAAGCCCTTCTAATTCTGTGCATATGGCCACTACCCAATCAAAAAGTTCTAGATGACTGCTCCTACAGGTTCGTGGGGCTAGCCAAGTCTCTATCCTATCAATTAGGACTGCATAGAGGAGAATTCATTTCAGAGTTCACCAGAACACAGACTTCGATGCCAGATGCCGAAAAATGGAGAACCAGAACTTGGCTAGGTATTTTCTTCGCCGAGCTTTGCTGGGCCAGCATACTGGGGTTACCACCAACTTCTCAAACAGATTTTCTGATAGAGAACGCACGGTTTGGtcaagatgaagaagacagtGATACTTCGCAGAACCATTCTGACAAAGATCTTAAAAATAATCAGGAGGGGACTAACTCTGAGGACCAATCTTCAACAGGCGGAAACACCAATGCCAAAAACGGCAGTGGTGATCAACAAAAGCAGGAAAAATCTCTTGAGTCGGACGGTAACAAATTGCCGAGAAGTTTCCGCAGATTGATATGTCTCGCCAATTTCCAAGCCAAGCTATGCAAGGTCATGGGGTCGAGCGTAGTAAGTGTTGACGGTCTTATGGAGTCGAGGGATAGAGCCAGCTCACTAGCCATTTTGGAGAGAGAATTGGAACTTCTTGACCGAAAGTTAAATTTTGAGCAAGATACTGGTGTTCAAATATACCATTTATATGTCAAACTCATGGTTTGCTGTTTCGCCTTTTTACCGGGAACCCCAACAGAAGATCAAAGCCAGTATGTGACCGAAGCGTACCTTGGTGCTACCAAAATAGTGACATTGTTGACGAGTCTTCTCGAGACTCGGCAACTCATTGAGCTGCCGATCTATATCAGACACAGCACCACTTTTGCCGCTTTGATCCTGTTCAAGCTGCAATTGACACCCTTGCTGTTGAATAAGTACCTTGATTCTGCTCGTCAGTCCATCGTTACAGTACACAGGGTTTACAGAAACCAACTTAGTGCCTGGGCCACTGCTGTGGAGAATGACATCTCTAGAACAGCAAGTGTTTTAGAAAAGCTAAACTTTGTTCTCATTACCCATCCAACAgtatttgttgaagaggaCGGAATCATATCGCGTATGAGATCGCACTTAACAGATTCCTTGTTTTACGATTTGGTTTGGTGCATTCATGAAGCTCGGAGAAGGGAAATGGACCCTAAGTACAATGAAGAAGCCTTAGCTAAAGCCTCAAGCAAACGTAAAACTAACGGTGACGATTTCTTGCCTACTACAGACAGGAAACTGCATCCCCTTCCCTTTTACAACCAAATCTCAAAGGAGGATTTTGAGACAATAATACAGACAACGCCTAATGGTACTACTGTCACTAAATTGGTGCCCACAAAAACTGCACTTAAAAATGCCAGACAACTCGCCAAGGCAAACAAGGACTCTGACGGAGCGATTGTTGAGATCAATGGTATCCCGCTATCCATGCTGGATGAGACAGGTAGTGTCAACTTGGAGAGCATTCCTAATTATGTCAATCGTCAAGCGTTTACTGTCGGTCTAGACAAGCCCGCACAACCCGTGGGGTCTTCAAATTTCCCAAGTACTTTGCAAGTGGCAAACAAAACACCACTGGGCTCAACGGAGCCTATTTCCCAGCAACCAAGTCCATCTGTTGTCCCAAGAAACGCTGAGAGTGATAACGAAGAAAGCCGTGCTACAAGCTTCGATATCGCTGCAGTTAAGGTAGCCAAGGACAACATGAGTATGCAAAGATCTAGCAGCACATCTGCGGCTCATGTACCGCATAGAGTAGACTCTGGCATAACGTCGATGAAACCGCATTCTAATTCATTGTTTGTGATGAACAATTCCTTGGCTTCCAACCTTACGCTAAACAGATCGATACCTCAGTCGCAAAGGCCATCCCAAAGCGCTGCCGCGAGGTCAACTAGCCTAAGTGAAGCTACGGCAAGGAGTCCAAACTCAGACAGTTTCACCAATCTCAGTATGTTCCTACAAAGCGCTTCGCCCAATTTCAATCCTGCCGAAACAGCACATGTCGGTAGTGGTAACAACAGCGTTAACAGACCAGCTATTGGCCAGCTTTCCGATCTCGAGACGTTTTTTCAACAGCAAAGTACTGGTTGGATTGAAGGAAATTCGGTCAATGACGACTTCCTGGGGTGGTTTGACATGAACATGGAACCTGAGTTTTGA
- the PRX1 gene encoding thioredoxin peroxidase PRX1 (similar to Saccharomyces cerevisiae PRX1 (YBL064C); ancestral locus Anc_7.388), whose translation MFSRALFQSRQSLLQRQQPLKIAVRTLRNFKQEDQPRLRINTVVPNFDAETTKGKINFHDYLGDSWGVFFSHPADFTPVCTTELGAFSKLKPEFDKRGVKLIGLSAEDVESHKKWIKDIEEVNGLNKFEFPIIADVDKEIAFLYDMVDEEGFKQLGKAPVATIRSVFIIDPSKKLRISFTYPPSVGRNTSEVLRVIDALQKADAKGVVTPINWQEGEDVIIPPTVSDADASKKFGDYKTVKPYLRYTKA comes from the coding sequence ATGTTTTCCCGTGCTTTGTTTCAGTCTAGACAGTCTTTGTTGCAAAGACAACAGCCTTTGAAGATCGCTGTGAGAACTTTAAGAAACTTCAAACAGGAGGATCAACCAAGATTGAGAATCAATACTGTAGTCCCAAACTTTGATGCAGAGACCACCAAGGGTAAGATCAACTTCCATGACTATTTGGGTGATTCCTGGGGTGTTTTCTTCTCACACCCAGCTGACTTCACACCAGTTTGTACGACTGAATTGGGTGCTTTCTCTAAATTGAAGCCAGAATTTGATAAGCGCGGTGTTAAGTTGATTGGGCTGTCTGCTGAGGATGTCGAATCACACAAGAAATGGATCAAGGATATTGAGGAAGTCAACGGTTTGAACAAGTTCGAATTCCCAATCATCGCGGACGTGGACAAGGAAATCGCTTTCCTGTACGATATGGTCGATGAGGAAGGTTTCAAGCAACTTGGGAAAGCTCCAGTGGCCACTATCAGATCGGTTTTCATTATTGACCCCTCTAAGAAGCTaagaatttctttcacATACCCACCTTCTGTCGGCAGAAACACTTCTGAAGTCTTGAGAGTGATTGatgctttgcaaaaggcTGATGCCAAAGGTGTTGTGACCCCTATCAACTGGCAAGAGGGGGAGGATGTTATTATCCCACCTACTGTCTCTGATGCAGATGCGTCCAAGAAGTTCGGTGACTACAAGACCGTCAAGCCATACTTGCGTTACACCAAGGCCTGA
- the KIP1 gene encoding Kip1p (similar to Saccharomyces cerevisiae KIP1 (YBL063W); ancestral locus Anc_7.387) — MKGSTSGMSGIGESTRRKTVFGAPLARPRESEQQEGRVSSNMRVYVRCRSRNEQEIEEKSSVVISTLGAKGREVILSNGAGSLSHSKRTYTFDQVFGAESDQETVFDEVAKDYISEMLEGYNCTVFTYGQTGTGKTYTMSGDISILGDLDSQDKILLGEHSGIIPRVLVDLFKQLSQETNEYTVKVSFLELYNEKLKDLLAESEQEEENIRIFDNNSGFNCNKNVKQLVKLDGSSHRTSSASSSSSSIMVKGMEEFYIKSAHEGLELLMTGSLKRKVAATKCNDLSSRSHTVFTITTNVARTDPVSNEQYIKIGKLNLVDLAGSENINRSGAENKRAQEAGLINKSLLTLGRVINALVDNSQHIPYRESKLTRLLQDSLGGKTKTCIIATISPAKISMDETVSTLEYATRAKSIKNTPQVNQSMSKNSCLGEYIHEIERLRQELKASRQKEGMYITEDQFQLYESNSILVEEQKVRIQNMEDQILKFKAKYVEQTNLSKDAEKRLKQSQLLCKKLSIEKAEMSENFQSFRQTCTEYVDSVEDIHRSNLELIRSLKDERDDLFGKSVESGNMISSLIADNIRQGKNLSKLNSSLQAYSSKYDQVSAGVFEEMESNVIFHKNAIVGQLSSISLDTFMTNIRSMHSALIKVFSELQTYRFDEKGIIFSAHRSILNQCYRRVCHFMTMLDSSFSGLVHGLRQASELSLDEVDKLGDSYSGRACEVIEAQKRHIEDMENKLCRKSQALEKSNAHILSLQEYFAENIMKQRSKIFDDLKKAVETAEGHQLSLEEDVLKKSIDTLQIVKNEMCTEHVTSLHEMAELGTSSLNSFSELVKSFRNKLSQLSHGSTDRLSHLLATNSITKELHDFKKAIVIECSDHKSQSLVEKIDELNTRISSHVEAVILESSDAISESSNKVSAASGQAKQRLENAVSELDALCEYLMANYKENFNQITKTQDRIISDHCADVQLSIATLENFAQHFDVPTQPRIKVEVSNSFGSQLPKLRSPGKSDKQEEWQNGTENENVCSPTRNHLIFNPSTPVPVPDQPLSKVLLPRSINSNAKRPTMLPIDLKKPQITYNNNLKRRFTTEPVIERDDAQEKRPRSGGT; from the coding sequence ATGAAGGGTAGCACGTCAGGGATGAGTGGCATTGGAGAATCCACAAGGAGAAAGACCGTTTTTGGAGCTCCATTGGCAAGACCTCGCGAGTCAGAACAACAAGAGGGCCGTGTGAGTTCCAATATGAGGGTTTATGTGAGGTGTAGATCGAGAAATGAGCAGGAGATTGAGGAGAAGAGTAGTGTGGTAATATCTACGTTGGGCGCAAAAGGTCGAGAAGTGATTTTGTCGAATGGTGCAGGGTCCCTATCGCATTCAAAGAGAACTTATACATTTGATCAGGTTTTTGGTGCGGAGAGTGATCAGGAGACTGTGTTTGATGAAGTGGCTAAGGACTATATTAGCGAAATGTTGGAAGGGTATAACTGTACTGTGTTTACGTATGGTCAGACGGGGACAGGTAAGACTTATACGATGTCTGGAGATATCAGTATTCTTGGAGATTTAGATTCTCAGGATAAGATCTTGCTTGGAGAGCATTCGGGAATAATACCGCGAGTATTGGTGGATCTCTTTAAGCAATTATCACAGGAAACTAACGAATATACAGTGAAAGTCTCGTTTCTTGAGCTGTACAAcgagaaattgaaggatctGCTTGCTGAGAGTGAGCAGGAGGAGGAGAATATTAGGATCTTTGACAATAACTCTGGTTTTAACTGCAACAAGAATGTGAAACAGCTAGTGAAATTAGATGGATCTTCTCATCGCACTTCTTCCGcgtcttcgtcatcttcatctatcATGGTGAAGGGAATGGAAGAATTTTATATCAAGAGTGCTCACGAGGGCTTAGAATTGCTGATGACCggatctttgaaaagaaaggTAGCTGCCACGAAGTGCAACGACCTCTCCTCAAGATCTCACACGGTCTTCACCATTACTACCAATGTTGCTAGAACAGATCCTGTGTCTAATGAACAATATATCAAGATTGGCAAGTTGAATTTAGTAGACTTAGCTGGTAGCGAAAATATAAACCGATCTGGAGCTGAAAATAAGAGAGCTCAGGAGGCAGGTCTGATCAATAAGTCATTATTGACACTTGGGAGGGTCATCAATGCTTTGGTAGATAACTCACAACATATACCGTATCGGGAGTCAAAATTGACGAGACTTCTGCAGGATTCCTTAGGAGGCAAGACTAAGACATGTATCATAGCAACTATATCTCCGGCTAAGATCTCCATGGATGAAACTGTGAGTACACTGGAATATGCCACACGAGCAAAATCGATTAAGAATACCCCACAGGTTAATCAGTCAATGTCGAAGAATTCATGTCTGGGAGAATATATCCATGAGATCGAGAGACTAAGGCAAGAACTCAAAGCTTCGAGGCAAAAGGAAGGTATGTACATTACGGAGgatcaatttcaactaTACGAGAGCAACAGTATACTGGTGGAAGAACAAAAAGTAAGGATACAAAATATGGAAGACCAAATACTTAAGTTTAAAGCGAAATACGTTGAACAAACAAACTTGAGCAAAGATGCTGAAAAGAGGTTGAAGCAGTCCCAattactttgcaaaaaacTCTCAATAGAGAAAGCTGAAATGAGtgaaaatttccaaagcttTCGACAAACGTGCACTGAGTACGTTGATAGTGTTGAAGACATACACCGATCTAATCTTGAACTGATCCGGTCTTTAAAAGATGAGCGTGATGATCTGTTTGGTAAATCAGTCGAATCCGGGAACATGATATCATCTCTCATAGCCGATAACATAAGGCAAGGGAAGAATTTGTCGAAGCtaaattcatcattgcAGGCCTACAGCTCAAAATATGATCAAGTATCTGCTGGCGTATTCGAAGAGATGGAATCGAATGTGATTTTTCATAAGAATGCTATTGTTGGtcagctttcttcaatttctctaGACACCTTCATGACAAATATACGGAGCATGCACAGTGCCCTAATCAAGGTCTTCAGTGAGCTCCAAACATATCGCTTCGATGAAAAGGGAATCATTTTCTCAGCACATAGATCCATATTGAATCAGTGCTACCGCCGTGTGTGCCACTTTATGACGATGTTagattcttccttttcGGGCCTGGTACACGGTCTGCGACAGGCATCTGAATTAAGCttagatgaagttgataaATTGGGTGACAGCTATTCTGGCAGGGCATGTGAAGTTATTGAAGCCCAAAAGAGGCACATTGAGGATATGGAAAACAAACTGTGTCGAAAGAGCCAAGCGCTGGAAAAATCGAATGCTCATATTTTGAGCTTACAAGAATACTTTGCAGAGAATATCATGAAGCAGAGGAGCAAAATTTTCGAcgatttgaagaaagcagtCGAGACCGCTGAAGGCCATCAACTGagtcttgaagaagatgttctcaaaaaatcaattgacacGCTGCAGATCGTTAAGAATGAAATGTGCACAGAGCACGTCACGAGTCTTCACGAGATGGCAGAGTTGGGCACATCATCACTGAACTCATTCTCAGAGTTGGTGAAAAGCTTTAGAAACAAACTTTCCCAGTTATCTCATGGGAGCACCGACCGTTTAAGCCATCTGCTTGCGACAAACTCAATAACAAAGGAGCTTCATGATTTTAAGAAAGCCATAGTAATTGAGTGTAGCGATCACAAGTCACAGAGTCTCgtggaaaagattgacGAGTTGAACACCAGAATTTCTAGCCATGTTGAGGCCGTCATCCTAGAATCATCCGACGCGATTTCAGAAAGCAGTAATAAAGTTTCTGCAGCATCTGGTCAAGCAAAACAGCGACTCGAAAATGCGGTATCAGAGCTAGATGCACTATGTGAGTATCTCATGGCAAACTATAaggaaaatttcaatcaaatcacCAAGACACAGGACCGTATAATTTCCGACCACTGTGCTGATGTACAGCTTTCAATAGCCACTCTGGAAAACTTCGCGCAGCATTTTGACGTGCCCACCCAGCCACGAATCAAAGTGGAAGTATCAAACTCTTTTGGTAGCCAACTTCCAAAGCTAAGAAGTCCTGGAAAATCTGataaacaagaagaatggCAAAATGGTACTGAAAATGAAAACGTTTGTTCACCTACAAGAAATCATCTAATTTTTAATCCTAGTACACCAGTTCCAGTGCCGGATCAGCCGCTTTCAAAAGTCTTACTACCAAGGAGCATTAATTCTAATGCAAAGCGCCCGACAATGCTACCCATCGACCTTAAGAAACCACAGATAACATATAACAACAACTTGAAACGCCGATTTACCACAGAGCCCGTCATTGAAAGGGATGATGCACAGGAAAAGAGGCCAAGATCGGGTGGAACATAG
- the SKT5 gene encoding Skt5p (similar to Saccharomyces cerevisiae SKT5 (YBL061C) and SHC1 (YER096W); ancestral locus Anc_7.386), protein MHPYKRHLLQSSNCTLEKPEGEDQPSAYGSMVSLHNPSEPVDTRERWVQEVAEPPNKVSERQATSSPSSNGSSLNVGSVRSKRTRSVDLSHMYLLNGSLDTQLTFTNESVADMSHQAVSKYLGEDSNTSLVPRLKTIEMYRENVKKSKDANLLFQFAQYMLQTALTMDDNEQPVGGSESMNQSELKRKFLKEAVHYLRKLSVKGYADAQYLLGDVCASGALGKVENKEAFTLFQAAAKHGHIESAYRTAYCFEEGLGTTRDSRKALDFLKFAASRNHPSAMYKLGLYSFYGRMGLPTDVNTKQNGIKWLSRAAARANELTCAAPYELAKIYQNGFIDIIIPDEKYATELYIQAATLGHAPSSTLLGQIYETGNDTIQQDTSLSVHYYTQAALKGDPVAMLGLCAWYLIGAEPAFAKDENEAFQWALRAATAGFPKAQFTLGYFYEKGKGCESNMDNAWKWYEKAAKNKDPRALAKMKQREPVKDQLSLNKKHKKSKSVSTINLFKSFDGSSSENWDDQTKPSGLFTDPDQSNQGNSSANEIVQAQPGPQINSTTVPIKQALNPSQNVPQEKKNLKKLKIRQRLCLDVEDILQCIYGYKTRHINGL, encoded by the coding sequence ATGCATCCGTACAAGAGACATCTGCTACAGAGCTCGAACTGTACGCTTGAGAAACCCGAGGGTGAAGATCAGCCTTCTGCTTATGGGTCGATGGTTTCGCTGCACAACCCGTCTGAACCGGTGGATACAAGGGAACGGTGGGTCCAGGAAGTTGCCGAACCTCCGAATAAGGTGTCAGAACGTCAAGCAACATCTTCgccttcttcaaatgggTCGAGTTTGAACGTGGGGTCAGTGCGGTCTAAGAGGACACGGTCAGTAGATCTATCGCACATGTACTTGTTGAATGGATCTCTGGACACTCAGTTGACCTTCACAAATGAATCAGTAGCGGATATGTCGCACCAGGCGGTCAGTAAGTATCTGGGTGAGGACAGTAACACATCCTTGGTGCCAAGATTAAAGACTATTGAGATGTACAGAGAGAACGTAAAGAAGTCGAAGGATGCCAACCTCTTATTCCAATTTGCACAGTATATGTTGCAAACTGCGTTGACTATGGATGATAATGAGCAGCCGGTTGGTGGTAGTGAGTCGATGAACCAGAGTGAACTCAAGaggaaatttttgaaagaagctgtcCACTACTTGAGAAAACTTAGTGTGAAAGGCTATGCTGATGCTCAATACTTGTTGGGCGATGTGTGTGCTTCGGGAGCTCTGGGGAAGGTCGAGAATAAAGAAGCGTTTACGTTATTCCAAGCTGCGGCCAAACATGGGCATATAGAAAGTGCTTATAGGACAGCTTACTGCTTCGAAGAAGGGTTGGGGACCACTAGGGACTCGCGTAAGGCGCTGGATTTTTTAAAATTTGCAGCTAGTAGGAATCACCCCTCTGCCATGTATAAACTGGGACTTTATTCTTTCTATGGACGTATGGGGTTGCCTACAGACGTTAACACTAAGCAAAATGGTATCAAATGGCTTTCGCGTGCTGCCGCTAGGGCCAATGAATTAACTTGTGCTGCACCTTACGAGCTGGCAAAGATCTATCAAAATGGGTTTATCGATATAATTATCCCAGATGAAAAATACGCCACTGAGTTGTACATCCAGGCAGCTACCTTGGGTCATGCTCCGTCTTCGACGTTGCTGGGACAAATCTACGAGACGGGGAACGATACAATTCAGCAGGACACAAGTTTGTCAGTTCACTATTATACACAAGCTGCACTGAAAGGAGATCCCGTTGCTATGCTAGGACTCTGTGCATGGTACTTGATTGGTGCAGAACCCGCATTTGCAaaggatgaaaatgaagcGTTTCAATGGGCCCTGAGAGCTGCTACAGCTGGTTTCCCAAAAGCACAGTTCACACTGGGATACTTCTATGAAAAGGGGAAAGGTTGTGAGTCTAATATGGACAATGCTTGGAAATGGTACGAGAAAGCTGCAAAGAATAAGGATCCTCGAGCTTTGGCCAAAATGAAGCAACGCGAACCGGTAAAGGATCAACTCAGCCTCAAtaagaagcacaagaaatcaaagagtGTAAGCACAATCAACCTTTTCAAGAGCTTTGATGGATCTTCCAGTGAAAATTGGGACGATCAAACCAAACCTAGTGGTCTTTTCACAGATCCCGATCAATCGAATCAGGGAAATAGCAGCGCAAatgaaattgttcaagCGCAACCAGGTCCACAAATCAACAGTACTACTGTTCCAATTAAGCAAGCATTAAATCCAAGTCAAAACGTACCAcaggaaaagaagaacttaAAAAAACTAAAAATCAGGCAAAGACTGTGTCTTGATGTAGAAGACATATTGCAGTGCATATATGGTTACAAAACTCGCCATATAAATGGACTATAG
- the RAD51 gene encoding recombinase RAD51 (similar to Saccharomyces cerevisiae RAD51 (YER095W); ancestral locus Anc_7.385), giving the protein MSQTREAFQDTPSQNQQLSLMSTAPADPSSVAQSPVRFTPSGAANGEYVESSEGPAALENNEQEEEEDVALVSFVPLEKLQINGITSADLKKLRESGLHTVEAVAYAPRKHLMEIKGISEAKADRLLGEAARLVPMGFVTAADFHLRRSEMICLTTGSKNLDTLLGGGIETGSITELFGEFRTGKSQLCHTLAVTCQIPLDIGGGEGKCLYIDTEGTFRPVRLVSIAQRFGLDPDDALNNVAYARAYNADHQIRLLDAAAQMMSESRFSLIVVDSVMALYRTDFSGRGELSARQMHLAKFMRALQRLADQFGVAVVVTNQVVAQVDGGMSFNPDPKKPIGGNIMAHSSTTRLGFKKGRGCQRLCKVVDSPCLPEADCVFAIYEDGVGDPREEDE; this is encoded by the coding sequence ATGTCACAAACTCGGGAAGCGTTTCAGGACACTCCATCACAGAATCAGCAGTTGTCCTTGATGTCGACCGCTCCAGCAGATCCTTCATCGGTGGCTCAAAGTCCAGTACGGTTTACACCTTCAGGAGCTGCTAATGGTGAATACGTGGAATCATCTGAGGGACCAGCAGCCCTAGAGAATAAtgagcaagaagaggaggaagacGTAGCTTTAGTTTCATTTGTtcctttggagaaattgcaaATCAATGGGATTACCAGTgcagatttgaagaaactacGAGAAAGTGGGTTACATACAGTGGAAGCAGTAGCCTATGCGCCCAGGAAACATCTGATGGAGATCAAGGGGATATCAGAGGCCAAAGCCGATCGTTTACTCGGTGAAGCTGCGAGGTTGGTACCCATGGGGTTTGTCACTGCAGCAGATTTCCACCTTCGCCGTAGCGAAATGATCTGTCTCACTACTGGATCCAAGAACCTAGACACTTTGCTTGGTGGTGGGATCGAGACTGGGTCGATTACTGAACTCTTTGGTGAATTTCGTACCGGAAAATCGCAATTGTGCCATACGCTAGCCGTAACGTGTCAGATCCCGCTGGATATCGGTGGTGGAGAAGGCAAATGTCTGTATATCGACACTGAAGGTACATTCCGACCCGTTCGACTTGTATCAATAGCCCAAAGGTTTGGTCTTGATCCAGATGATGCGCTTAATAATGTCGCTTACGCCAGAGCTTACAATGCCGACCATCAGATCCGACTACTGGATGCAGCAGCACAAATGATGAGTGAATCTCGTTTCTCTCTAATTGTGGTTGACTCCGTAATGGCCCTTTACAGAACAGATTTCTCTGGACGTGGAGAACTAAGTGCTCGTCAAATGCACTTGGCCAAGTTCATGCGAGCGTTACAAAGATTGGCTGATCAGTTTGGTGTCGCAGTAGTGGTCACTAACCAAGTCGTCGCACAAGTCGATGGTGGTATGTCTTTCAACCCAGATCCCAAGAAACCCATCGGTGGTAACATCATGGCCCATTCTTCGACTACAAGACTGGGATTCAAGAAAGGTCGGGGCTGTCAAAGACTATGCAAAGTGGTCGATTCGCCCTGTTTGCCCGAAGCAGACTGTGTGTTTGCCATCTACGAGGACGGGGTGGGAGACCCCAGGGAGGAGGACGAGTAA